The genomic stretch GTGTGTCCCGAGGCCTCCGGAGGTACCCTGTGGACAGCATGACGGATACCCATCAGCAGGACGAACAGACCATCCACGACGACAGCGCAGACGGTGTCGTCGAACGAGTGCTGCGCAACGCCGACCAGCGCGCCGCCTCCTCCATCTTCGCGCCGGCACAGGCGATCCAGACCCGCTCGATCGACGAGCAGGGCTGGGACGGCGACGGCGAACAGTACGACCGCGAGGACCGCGCGGCGCTGCGCCGGGTCGGCGGCCTCTCCACCGAGCTCGAGGACGTCACCGAGGTCGAGTACCGGCAGCTCCGGCTCGAGCGGGTCGTCCTGATCGGCGTGTACCCGCAGGGCGACGCCACGGACGCCGAGAACTCCCTCCGCGAACTGTCGGCCCTCGCCGAGACCGCCGGCGCCGTGGTGCTCGACGGGCTGCTGCAGCGCCGTCCGAACCCGGACCCGGCGACCTACCTCGGCAAGGGCAAGGCCCAGGAGCTCGCGATGGTCGTCAAGGCCACCGGAGCCGACACGGTCATCGCCGACACCGAGCTCGCACCCTCGCAGCGCCGTGCGCTCGAGGACGTCGTGAAGGTCAAGGTGATCGACCGCACGGCTGTCATCCTCGACATCTTCAGCCAGCACGCCTCCACCAGAGAGGGCAAGGCGCAGGTCGAGCTCGCGCAGCTCCAGTACCTGCTGCCGCGCCTGCGTGGTTGGGGTGAGTCGATGTCCCGACAGGCCGGTGGTCAGGTCTCCGGCGGTGCGGGCATGGGCTCCCGTGGTCCCGGTGAGACCAAGATGGAGCTCGACCGCCGCAAGATCCACACCCGGATGGCGAAGCTCCGACGACAGATCGCCGGCTTCACCCCGGCGCGTGAGGCGAAGCGTGCCGAGCGCAACCGCAACGAGGTCCCCAGCGTCGCGATCGCCGGCTACACCAACGCCGGCAAGTCCTCGCTGCTCAACCGTCTGACCAGCGCGGGCGTGCTCGTCCAGAACCAGCTGTTCGCGACGCTGGACTCGACGGTCCGCCGCACGAACACCGCGAAGGGCCGCGAGTTCACGTTCACCGACACCGTCGGGTTCGTCCGCAACCTGCCGCACCAGCTGGTCGAGGCGTTCCGCTCCACCCTCGAAGAGGTCGGCGACGCGGACGTCATCGTGCACGTGGTCGACGGCTCGCACCCGGACCCGGCAGCACAGCTCGCCACGGTCCGCGAGGTCATCGGCGACGTCGGTGCCCGGGACGTCCCCGAGGTCGTCGTCTTCAACAAGGCCGACCTGGTCGACGACACCCAGCGGATGCTGCTGCTCGGGCTCGCGCCGGACGCCGTGTTCGT from Curtobacterium sp. MCLR17_032 encodes the following:
- the hflX gene encoding GTPase HflX, producing the protein MTDTHQQDEQTIHDDSADGVVERVLRNADQRAASSIFAPAQAIQTRSIDEQGWDGDGEQYDREDRAALRRVGGLSTELEDVTEVEYRQLRLERVVLIGVYPQGDATDAENSLRELSALAETAGAVVLDGLLQRRPNPDPATYLGKGKAQELAMVVKATGADTVIADTELAPSQRRALEDVVKVKVIDRTAVILDIFSQHASTREGKAQVELAQLQYLLPRLRGWGESMSRQAGGQVSGGAGMGSRGPGETKMELDRRKIHTRMAKLRRQIAGFTPAREAKRAERNRNEVPSVAIAGYTNAGKSSLLNRLTSAGVLVQNQLFATLDSTVRRTNTAKGREFTFTDTVGFVRNLPHQLVEAFRSTLEEVGDADVIVHVVDGSHPDPAAQLATVREVIGDVGARDVPEVVVFNKADLVDDTQRMLLLGLAPDAVFVSARTGEGIPDLLEAIEARLPEPDVELTVVVPFSRGDLVSHLHDSGAVESLDYVEEGTRLRVRVFQREVAELDPYVVAPVASA